In one Lentimicrobiaceae bacterium genomic region, the following are encoded:
- a CDS encoding riboflavin biosynthesis protein RibF yields MNIFYDIDKAHEIVRPVVTVGTFDGIHVAHKQIIDELNNYAEKIGGQSTLITFFPHPRQVLQPISDFKYILTQNEKIELLKQTSFKNLIIINFDLNFAKTNYQDFVVNYLVNKLNISAIVLGFDHH; encoded by the coding sequence ATGAATATTTTTTACGACATTGATAAAGCACACGAAATAGTCAGACCTGTTGTTACTGTCGGCACTTTCGACGGAATTCACGTCGCTCACAAACAAATTATCGATGAATTGAATAATTACGCCGAAAAAATTGGTGGACAAAGTACTTTGATTACTTTTTTTCCTCACCCAAGACAAGTTTTACAACCTATAAGCGACTTCAAGTACATTCTTACACAAAACGAAAAAATTGAACTACTAAAACAAACATCTTTTAAAAACCTTATCATCATTAACTTTGACCTGAATTTTGCCAAAACGAATTATCAGGATTTTGTTGTGAATTATTTGGTAAATAAATTAAACATTTCGGCTATTGTTTTAGGCTTTGACCATCATT
- a CDS encoding response regulator: MKRNKILIIDDDIDFINKLKARLKQHGYEIIYAENQHEGEKLIKEVEPNLCVVDLVMDSQISGFILCYKIKKHNPEIPVIIVSSVSSKTRIKFDITHENHKQWIYADSYLNKDVGLDEIVYTVNSFMSKK; encoded by the coding sequence ATGAAACGAAACAAAATACTTATCATTGACGATGATATAGACTTTATTAACAAATTGAAAGCAAGGCTTAAACAGCATGGCTACGAAATAATTTATGCTGAAAATCAACATGAAGGCGAAAAATTAATTAAAGAAGTTGAGCCTAATTTATGTGTTGTTGATTTGGTTATGGATTCACAAATTAGCGGTTTTATACTGTGTTACAAAATAAAAAAACACAACCCTGAAATCCCTGTAATTATTGTTAGTTCGGTCAGCTCCAAAACTCGTATAAAATTCGATATTACCCACGAAAATCACAAACAGTGGATATATGCCGACAGTTATTTAAACAAGGATGTGGGACTTGACGAAATTGTATATACGGTCAACTCGTTTATGAGCAAAAAATAA